One Xenopus tropicalis strain Nigerian chromosome 8, UCB_Xtro_10.0, whole genome shotgun sequence genomic window carries:
- the ier5l gene encoding immediate early response gene 5-like protein encodes MECALDAQSLISLSLRKIHSSRTQRGGIKLHKNLLVSYVLRNARQLYLSERYAELYRRQPFPQPMEECGACDEPDIPELSPLQIPEEGEDEMHQLPRIQNGAELLEPLSSEEPLELPPCAHSPHPAKDPHSGFYSPAPSRGFCSSGDSGGLGLPQCSHTTVLDLDTHVVTTVESGYLHQDCPCQGAPRPALLTAPPKRKYAPAGYSYSGHGVAEEEEDVEPHFVPCKRGRYEDFCPQPLGEPTDSNNISNLISIFGSGFSGLMSRQSEAEQSLNGHLCGKQALASLGAWTRAIVAF; translated from the coding sequence ATGGAGTGCGCCCTGGACGCGCAGAGTCTGATCAGCTTATCCCTACGTAAGATCCACAGTTCCCGCACTCAGAGAGGTGGCATCAAGCTGCACAAAAACCTGCTGGTGTCCTACGTGCTGCGCAACGCCCGACAGCTCTACCTGAGTGAGCGCTACGCCGAGCTCTACCGCCGCCAGCCCTTCCCGCAGCCCATGGAAGAGTGCGGCGCCTGTGACGAGCCGGACATCCCGGAGCTGAGCCCCTTACAGATCCCGGAGGAAGGAGAGGACGAGATGCACCAACTGCCCAGGATACAGAACGGAGCCGAACTGCTGGAACCGCTAAGTTCCGAGGAACCGCTGGAGCTGCCACCCTGTGCGCACAGCCCGCACCCGGCCAAGGATCCCCACTCCGGCTTCTACTCTCCTGCCCCTTCCCGGGGCTTTTGCTCCTCCGGGGACAGCGGGGGCCTTGGGCTGCCCCAATGCAGTCACACCACCGTGTTGGACTTGGACACTCACGTTGTGACCACGGTGGAGAGTGGCTACTTGCACCAGGACTGTCCGTGCCAAGGCGCACCGCGCCCTGCGCTCCTCACCGCGCCTCCCAAGCGCAAATACGCCCCGGCGGGGTACAGCTACAGCGGCCATGGGGTGGCGGAGGAAGAGGAGGACGTGGAGCCCCACTTTGTGCCCTGCAAGCGGGGCAGATATGAGGACTTTTGCCCGCAGCCTTTGGGGGAACCCACGGACTCTAACAACATTTCCAACCTGATCTCCATCTTCGGCTCCGGCTTCTCGGGGCTCATGAGCCGGCAGAGCGAAGCGGAACAGAGCCTGAACGGACACTTGTGCGGGAAACAGGCGCTGGCGAGCCTGGGAGCCTGGACTAGAGCCATTGTGGCTTTCTAG